A portion of the Lolium rigidum isolate FL_2022 chromosome 1, APGP_CSIRO_Lrig_0.1, whole genome shotgun sequence genome contains these proteins:
- the LOC124683720 gene encoding mitochondrial pyruvate carrier 1-like: protein MATAFKAFVNSPVGPKTTHFWGPVANWGFVLAGLVDLNKPPEMISGNMTAAMCVYSGLFMRFAWMVQPRNYLLLACHASNETVQLYHLSRCAKAQGYIGKKEPEAQQ from the exons ATGGCGACGGCTTTCAAGGCGTTCGTGAACAGCCCCGTCGGCCCCAAGACCACCCACTTCTGGGGACCTGTCGCTAATTGGGGCTTCGTCCTCGCG GGTTTGGTTGATTTGAACAAGCCTCCTGAAATGATATCTGGCAATATGACAGCAG CCATGTGTGTGTACTCTGGACTTTTTATGAGGTTTGCATGGATGGTACAGCCGCGGAACTACTTGCTTCTGGCATGCCATGCCTCCAACGAAACCGTTCAGCTCTATCATTTATCTCGCTGTGCTAAAGCTCAGGG GTACATAGGGAAGAAAGAGCCAGAGGCTCAGCAGTGA
- the LOC124682658 gene encoding ecotropic viral integration site 5 protein homolog, with product MDKKKEVDDIEPGPSHSRSVDRFGFIKAEQSNSPEGIVRSRSIHEHEREERRIRKWRMMIGVGGSDWRHYVTRKPHVVKRRIRKGIPDCLRGLVWQLISGSRDLLLMNPGVYETLVIYGTSSSELEIIRDISRTFPSHIFFQQRHGPGQRSLYNVLKAYSVYDRDVGYVQGMGFIAGLLLLYMSEEDAFWLIVALLKGAVHAPMEGLYQAGLPLVQQYLCQFENLVTEHMPKLGQNFQDEMINPSMYASQWFITVFSYSFPFHLTLRVWDVFLYEGIKVVFQVGLALLRFCHDDLVKLPFEKLLYSLRNFPEEATDPDTLLPLAFSFKVSSRLVELEKEYRKRLEGPSGRSSSKRLQPLKSKVMMRARSHLSSNSNVGKK from the exons ATGGATAAGAAGAAAGAGGTGGATGACATCGAACCTGGACCATCTCATTCCCGTTCTGTGGACAGATTTGGTTTTATAAAGGCGGAACAAAGTAACTCTCCTGAGGGAATTGTGAGAAGCAGATCCATACATGAACATGAAAG GGAGGAAAGAAGGATTAGAAAATGGAGGATGATGATAGGAGTTGGTGGTAGTGACTGGAGGCACTATGTTACAAGAAAACCTCATGTAGTTAAAAGAAGAATAAGGAAAGGAATTCCAGATTGTCTTAGAGGACTTGTTTGGCAATTGATTTCAGGCAGCAGGGACCTCTTGCTAATGAACCCTGGAGTTTATGAG ACCTTGGTCATATACGGGACATCTTCATCAGAATTGGAAATAATCCGTGACATATCACGTACATTTCCATCTCACATTTTCTTCCAACAGAGACATGGCCCCGGTCAAAGATCGTTGTATAATGTTTTGAAAGCATACTCTGTTTATGATAGGGATGTTGGATATGTGCAG GGAATGGGATTTATTGCCGGGCTGCTTCTTCTTTATATGAGTGAGGAGGACGCATTTTGGTTAATAGTTGCTTTGCTGAAGGGAGCTGTCCATGCACCAATGGAAGGCTTGTATCAG GCTGGTTTGCCGCTCGTGCAGCAATACTTATGTCAATTCGAGAATTTAGTTACAGAGCACATGCCAAAGTTGGGACAAAACTTTCAAGATGAAATGATAAACCCAAGCATGTACGCGAGTCAATGGTTTATCACGGTTTTTTCGTATTCTTTCCCATTTCATCTAACTCTCAGAGTTTGGGATGTCTTCCTTTATGAG GGTATTAAAGTAGTGTTCCAAGTTGGACTGGCTCTATTGCGATTCTGCCATGATGACTTG GTAAAATTGCCTTTCGAGAAACTTCTATATTCCTTGCGAAATTTTCCGGAGGAGGCAACGGACCCAGATACATTATTGCCACTTGCCTTTTCATTTAAG GTGTCCAGCCGTCTGGTGGAGCTTGAGAAAGAGTACCGGAAAAGATTGGAAGGACCCAGTGGAAGATCAAGTAGTAAGCGTCTGCAGCCTCTCAAATCAAAAGTAATGATGAGGGCTCGGAGCCACCTCTCGTCTAACTCTAATGTTGgtaaaaaataa
- the LOC124682659 gene encoding mitochondrial pyruvate carrier 1-like: protein MATAFKAFLNSPVGPKTTHFWGPVSNWGFILAGMADMNKPPELISGSMTAVMCVYSGLFMRFSWVVNPRNYFLLATHASNESVQLYQLSRYVKAQGYLEKKEPEAQP from the exons atggcgacggcgTTCAAGGCGTTCCTCAACAGCCCCGTCGGCCCCAAGACCACCCACTTCTGGGGACCCGTCTCCAACTGGGGCTTCATCCTTGCG GGCATGGCTGACATGAACAAGCCACCTGAATTGATATCCGGCAGCATGACAGCAG TCATGTGTGTGTATTCTGGCCTGTTTATGAGGTTCTCATGGGTGGTAAATCCTCGGAATTATTTTCTCTTGGCGACCCATGCCTCCAACGAAAGCGTTCAGCTCTATCAGTTATCTCGCTATGTTAAGGCCCAAGG GTACCTAGAGAAGAAAGAGCCTGAGGCCCAACCGTAA